A genomic segment from Glycine max cultivar Williams 82 chromosome 1, Glycine_max_v4.0, whole genome shotgun sequence encodes:
- the LOC100806401 gene encoding protein ENHANCED DISEASE RESISTANCE 2 isoform X4, which translates to MSSKVVYEGWMVRYGRRKIGRSFIHMRYFVLESRLLAYYKRKPQDNQVPIKTLLIDGNCRVDDRGLKTHHGHMVYVLSVYNKKEKNHRIMMAAFNIQEALIWKEKIEYVIDQHQGAQPSNGNKYISFEYKSGMDNGKTASSSDRESQFSAQEDEDEPHPNLLRRTTIGNGPPESVFDWTREIDSDLSNQNINNQAFSRKHWRLLQCQDGLRTFEELGEVDYLPRSCSKAMKAVGVVEATCEEIFKLVMSMDGTRFEWDCSFLHGSLVEEVDGHTAVLYHRLQLDWFPMFVWPRDLCYVRYWRRNDDGSYVVLFRSREHENCGPQPGCVRAHIESGGFNISPLKPRNGRPRTQVQHLMQIDLKGWGVGYLSSFQQYCVRQMLNSVAGLREWFAQSDERNAHPRIPVMVNMSSTAVSSKKNQKPNDFSVNPTSLDQMNATSRSSALIDEYSDDEEDFQIAEPEQEAYQIGLENDVRKTALEEEPAHEIDFSSFSGNLRRDDRDNARDCWKISDGNNFRVRSKHYCYDKTKVPAGKHMLDLVAVDWFKDSKRMDHVARRHGCAAQVASEKGFFSIVINLQVPASTHYSMVFYFVTKELVSGSLLHRFVDGDDEFRNSRFKLIPSVPKGSWIVRQSVGSTPCLLGKAVDCNYIRGPKYLEIDVDIGSSTVANGVLGLVIGVITTLVVDMAFLVQANTPDELPERLIGAVRISHLELKSAIVPKLEPDPS; encoded by the exons ATGTCGTCGAAGGTGGTGTACGAAGGGTGGATGGTGCGGTACGGCCGGCGCAAGATCGGGCGATCGTTTATCCACATGAGGTACTTCGTGTTGGAGTCGCGGCTGCTCGCGTATTACAAGAGGAAACCGCAGGATAATCAG GTACCAATTAAAACACTGCTAATTGATGGCAACTGTAGAGTGGATGATAGAGGCTTGAAGACTCATCATGGACAT aTGGTTTATGTTTTGTCTGTTtacaacaagaaagaaaagaaccaTCGAATTATG ATGGCAGCATTTAACATCCAAGAAGCCCTAATTTGGAAGGAAAAAATTGAGTATGTCATTGATCAG CATCAGGGAGCACAACCATCAAATGGcaacaaatatatttcttttgagtACAAATCTGGGATGGACAATGGGAAGACAGCTTCTTCCTCAGACCGAGAAAGCCA GTTCAGTGCTCAGGAGGATGAAGATGAACCTCATCCAAATTTGTTAAGGAGGACCACAATTGGAAATG GTCCTCCGGAATCAGTTTTTGACTGGACACGGGAAATAGACTCAGATTTGTCAAATCAGAATATCAATAATCAAGCATTCTCAAGAAAGCATTGGCGTCTTTTACAATGTCAAGATG GACTTCGTACTTTTGAAGAACTTGGTGAAGTTGATTACCTT CCAAGAAGCTGTAGTAAAGCTATGAAGGCAGTCGGTGTCGTGGAGGCAACTTGTGAAGAAATTTTTAAACTTGTGATGAGCATGGATGGGACACGGTTTGA ATGGGATTGCAGTTTCCTACATGGTAGTTTAGTTGAGGAGGTGGATGGGCATACGGCAGTTCTTTATCACCGACTTCAGCTAGACTGGTTCCCAAT GTTTGTGTGGCCTCGTGATCTTTGTTATGTGCGATACTGGCGCCGAAATGATGATGGAAGTTATG TTGTTTTATTTCGCTCTAGGGAACATGAAAACTGTGGTCCACAGCCTGGGTGTGTTCGGGCACATATTGAAA GTGGAGGATTTAATATTTCCCCCTTAAAACCTCGAAATGGGAGGCCCAGGACACAAGTCCAGCATCTTATGCAGATTGATCTGAAGGGATGGGGTGTGGGTTACTTGTCATCTTTTCAGCAGTATTGTGTCCGTCAAATGTTAAATAGTGTAGCTG GTTTACGTGAATGGTTTGCTCAATCAGATGAAAGAAATGCTCATCCAAGAATTCCTGTCATGGTTAATATGTCCTCAACAGCTGTTTCTTCAAAGAAGAATCAGAAGCCAAATGATTTTTCTGTCAATCCTACTTCTCTTGATCAAATGAATGCTACAAGCAGAAGTTCTGCCTTGATAGATGAATAttctgatgatgaagaagattttcAAATAGCAGAACCTGAACAAGAG GCATACCAAATTGGTCTTGAGAATGATGTGAGAAAAACAG CCTTGGAAGAAGAACCGGCACATGAAATTGACTTTTCTTCCTTTTCGGGCAATTTGCGCCGAGATGACCGTGATAATGCTCGGGACTGCTGGAAAATTTCTGATGGAAACAACTTCAGAGTCAGAAGCAAGCATTATTGCTATGACAAAACAAAG GTTCCTGCTGGAAAACATATGCTGGACCTTGTTGCtgttgattggtttaaagactCAAAAAGAATGGACCATGTGGCTAGGCGTCATGGTTGTGCGGCGCAA GTTGCTTCAGAAAAAGGATTTTTCTCCATTGTTATTAATCTTCAA GTGCCTGCATCAACACACTATAGTatggtattttattttgtgacaaAGGAGTTAGTTTCTGGATCCCTCTTGCATCGCTTTGTTGATGGTGATGATGAGTTTCGAAACAGCAGGTTTAAGCTCATACCATCAGTCCCAAAG GGCTCATGGATTGTACGCCAGAGTGTTGGTAGTACTCCTTGTTTACTGGGAAAGGCGGTTGATTGCAACTATATTCGGGGTCCCAAGTATTTAGAA ATTGATGTTGATATTGGTTCTTCTACTGTTGCTAATGGAGTTTTGGGTCTGGTTATTGGTGTGATTACAACATTGGTGGTTGATATGGCTTTTCTTGTACAG GCAAATACACCTGATGAATTGCCCGAGAGGCTTATTGGAGCTGTTCGTATTTCTCATTTAGAGCTCAAATCTGCCATCGTCCCAAAACTGGAACCAGATCCATCATGA
- the LOC100805878 gene encoding protein LOW PSII ACCUMULATION 3, chloroplastic — protein MLLSSTMILSNSPIASPSLPTSTGAKLETFSLKNDGVIRIRGATASSVAPRIRKTATCSVSKDGNASVETDVPFPADYSELLEQARVAADLAIKDNRQLMEIEFPTAGLGSVPGDGEGGIEMTESMQLIREFCDRFISSEKATRTRIFFPEASEVDFARQSVFSGCSFKLDYLTKPSFFEDFGFVEKIKMSDRVKTGDELFLVGYPYFNVNEILVVEELYKEAVLNTERKLIIFNGELDRIRSGYYPSFFYPKLAALTKTFLPMMETVYYIHNFKGRNGGTLFRCYPGPWKVLRRVGNRKYVCLHQQNSMPSLKEVALEILPSA, from the exons ATGCTTTTATCCAGTACCATGATTCTCTCTAATTCTCCAATTGCATCCCCTTCACTACCAACTTCAACG GGTGCCAAGTTGGAAACTTTTTCCCTGAAAAATGATGGGGTTATCAGAATTAGAGGAGCTACTGCTTCTTCAGTGGCACCCAGAATCCGAAAAACAGCAACATGTTCTGTATCGAAAGATGGTAATGCCTCTGTTGAGACTGATGTACCTTTCCCTGCTGATTACTCTGAGCTTCTGGAACAA GCCAGAGTAGCTGCAGATTTGGCTATAAAGGATAACAGACAGCTAATG GAGATTGAGTTTCCCACAGCTGGACTCGGGTCTGTGCCAG GTGATGGGGAAGGTGGAATTGAAATGACTGAGAGCATGCAATTGATTCGTGAATTTTGTGACCGCTTCATTAGTTCAGAGAAAGCCACACGAACAAGAATA TTTTTTCCAGAGGCTAGCGAAGTTGACTTTGCCAGACAATCAGTTTTTAGTGGATGTTCTTTTAAGTTGGACTATTTGACAAAGCCTTCATTCTTTGAAGATTTTGGCTTtgttgagaaaataaaaatgtcagACAGGGTGAAGACCGGAGATGAACTTTTCTTGGTTGGCTACCCATATTTTAATGTCAATG AAATACTTGTTGTGGAAGAACTTTATAAAGAGGCGGTCTTGAACACTGAACGGAAACTGATTATTTTCAATGGAGAACTCGATCGCATAAGATCTGGAT ATTATCCATCATTCTTCTACCCAAAGCTTGCTGCACTTACGAAGACCTTCCTACCTATGATGGAAACTGTGTATTACATTCATAATTTCAAGGGCCGCAATGGAGGAACACTTTTTAG GTGCTATCCAGGACCCTGGAAGGTCCTTAGAAGAGTGGGGAATAGGAAATATGTTTGTCTACATCAGCAGAATAGTATGCCATCCCTCAAGGAAGTTGCCCTTGAGATTCTTCCATCTGCTTGA
- the LOC100806401 gene encoding protein ENHANCED DISEASE RESISTANCE 2 isoform X2 → MSSKVVYEGWMVRYGRRKIGRSFIHMRYFVLESRLLAYYKRKPQDNQVPIKTLLIDGNCRVDDRGLKTHHGHMVYVLSVYNKKEKNHRIMMAAFNIQEALIWKEKIEYVIDQHQGAQPSNGNKYISFEYKSGMDNGKTASSSDRESQFSAQEDEDEPHPNLLRRTTIGNGPPESVFDWTREIDSDLSNQNINNQAFSRKHWRLLQCQDGLRTFEELGEVDYLPRSCSKAMKAVGVVEATCEEIFKLVMSMDGTRFEWDCSFLHGSLVEEVDGHTAVLYHRLQLDWFPMFVWPRDLCYVRYWRRNDDGSYVVLFRSREHENCGPQPGCVRAHIESGGFNISPLKPRNGRPRTQVQHLMQIDLKGWGVGYLSSFQQYCVRQMLNSVAGLREWFAQSDERNAHPRIPVMVNMSSTAVSSKKNQKPNDFSVNPTSLDQMNATSRSSALIDEYSDDEEDFQIAEPEQEAYQIGLENDVRKTALEEEPAHEIDFSSFSGNLRRDDRDNARDCWKISDGNNFRVRSKHYCYDKTKKVPAGKHMLDLVAVDWFKDSKRMDHVARRHGCAAQVASEKGFFSIVINLQVPASTHYSMVFYFVTKELVSGSLLHRFVDGDDEFRNSRFKLIPSVPKGSWIVRQSVGSTPCLLGKAVDCNYIRGPKYLEIDVDIGSSTVANGVLGLVIGVITTLVVDMAFLVQANTPDELPERLIGAVRISHLELKSAIVPKLEPDPS, encoded by the exons ATGTCGTCGAAGGTGGTGTACGAAGGGTGGATGGTGCGGTACGGCCGGCGCAAGATCGGGCGATCGTTTATCCACATGAGGTACTTCGTGTTGGAGTCGCGGCTGCTCGCGTATTACAAGAGGAAACCGCAGGATAATCAG GTACCAATTAAAACACTGCTAATTGATGGCAACTGTAGAGTGGATGATAGAGGCTTGAAGACTCATCATGGACAT aTGGTTTATGTTTTGTCTGTTtacaacaagaaagaaaagaaccaTCGAATTATG ATGGCAGCATTTAACATCCAAGAAGCCCTAATTTGGAAGGAAAAAATTGAGTATGTCATTGATCAG CATCAGGGAGCACAACCATCAAATGGcaacaaatatatttcttttgagtACAAATCTGGGATGGACAATGGGAAGACAGCTTCTTCCTCAGACCGAGAAAGCCA GTTCAGTGCTCAGGAGGATGAAGATGAACCTCATCCAAATTTGTTAAGGAGGACCACAATTGGAAATG GTCCTCCGGAATCAGTTTTTGACTGGACACGGGAAATAGACTCAGATTTGTCAAATCAGAATATCAATAATCAAGCATTCTCAAGAAAGCATTGGCGTCTTTTACAATGTCAAGATG GACTTCGTACTTTTGAAGAACTTGGTGAAGTTGATTACCTT CCAAGAAGCTGTAGTAAAGCTATGAAGGCAGTCGGTGTCGTGGAGGCAACTTGTGAAGAAATTTTTAAACTTGTGATGAGCATGGATGGGACACGGTTTGA ATGGGATTGCAGTTTCCTACATGGTAGTTTAGTTGAGGAGGTGGATGGGCATACGGCAGTTCTTTATCACCGACTTCAGCTAGACTGGTTCCCAAT GTTTGTGTGGCCTCGTGATCTTTGTTATGTGCGATACTGGCGCCGAAATGATGATGGAAGTTATG TTGTTTTATTTCGCTCTAGGGAACATGAAAACTGTGGTCCACAGCCTGGGTGTGTTCGGGCACATATTGAAA GTGGAGGATTTAATATTTCCCCCTTAAAACCTCGAAATGGGAGGCCCAGGACACAAGTCCAGCATCTTATGCAGATTGATCTGAAGGGATGGGGTGTGGGTTACTTGTCATCTTTTCAGCAGTATTGTGTCCGTCAAATGTTAAATAGTGTAGCTG GTTTACGTGAATGGTTTGCTCAATCAGATGAAAGAAATGCTCATCCAAGAATTCCTGTCATGGTTAATATGTCCTCAACAGCTGTTTCTTCAAAGAAGAATCAGAAGCCAAATGATTTTTCTGTCAATCCTACTTCTCTTGATCAAATGAATGCTACAAGCAGAAGTTCTGCCTTGATAGATGAATAttctgatgatgaagaagattttcAAATAGCAGAACCTGAACAAGAG GCATACCAAATTGGTCTTGAGAATGATGTGAGAAAAACAG CCTTGGAAGAAGAACCGGCACATGAAATTGACTTTTCTTCCTTTTCGGGCAATTTGCGCCGAGATGACCGTGATAATGCTCGGGACTGCTGGAAAATTTCTGATGGAAACAACTTCAGAGTCAGAAGCAAGCATTATTGCTATGACAAAACAAAG AAGGTTCCTGCTGGAAAACATATGCTGGACCTTGTTGCtgttgattggtttaaagactCAAAAAGAATGGACCATGTGGCTAGGCGTCATGGTTGTGCGGCGCAA GTTGCTTCAGAAAAAGGATTTTTCTCCATTGTTATTAATCTTCAA GTGCCTGCATCAACACACTATAGTatggtattttattttgtgacaaAGGAGTTAGTTTCTGGATCCCTCTTGCATCGCTTTGTTGATGGTGATGATGAGTTTCGAAACAGCAGGTTTAAGCTCATACCATCAGTCCCAAAG GGCTCATGGATTGTACGCCAGAGTGTTGGTAGTACTCCTTGTTTACTGGGAAAGGCGGTTGATTGCAACTATATTCGGGGTCCCAAGTATTTAGAA ATTGATGTTGATATTGGTTCTTCTACTGTTGCTAATGGAGTTTTGGGTCTGGTTATTGGTGTGATTACAACATTGGTGGTTGATATGGCTTTTCTTGTACAG GCAAATACACCTGATGAATTGCCCGAGAGGCTTATTGGAGCTGTTCGTATTTCTCATTTAGAGCTCAAATCTGCCATCGTCCCAAAACTGGAACCAGATCCATCATGA
- the LOC100806401 gene encoding protein ENHANCED DISEASE RESISTANCE 2 isoform X1 produces the protein MSSKVVYEGWMVRYGRRKIGRSFIHMRYFVLESRLLAYYKRKPQDNQVVPIKTLLIDGNCRVDDRGLKTHHGHMVYVLSVYNKKEKNHRIMMAAFNIQEALIWKEKIEYVIDQHQGAQPSNGNKYISFEYKSGMDNGKTASSSDRESQFSAQEDEDEPHPNLLRRTTIGNGPPESVFDWTREIDSDLSNQNINNQAFSRKHWRLLQCQDGLRTFEELGEVDYLPRSCSKAMKAVGVVEATCEEIFKLVMSMDGTRFEWDCSFLHGSLVEEVDGHTAVLYHRLQLDWFPMFVWPRDLCYVRYWRRNDDGSYVVLFRSREHENCGPQPGCVRAHIESGGFNISPLKPRNGRPRTQVQHLMQIDLKGWGVGYLSSFQQYCVRQMLNSVAGLREWFAQSDERNAHPRIPVMVNMSSTAVSSKKNQKPNDFSVNPTSLDQMNATSRSSALIDEYSDDEEDFQIAEPEQEAYQIGLENDVRKTALEEEPAHEIDFSSFSGNLRRDDRDNARDCWKISDGNNFRVRSKHYCYDKTKKVPAGKHMLDLVAVDWFKDSKRMDHVARRHGCAAQVASEKGFFSIVINLQVPASTHYSMVFYFVTKELVSGSLLHRFVDGDDEFRNSRFKLIPSVPKGSWIVRQSVGSTPCLLGKAVDCNYIRGPKYLEIDVDIGSSTVANGVLGLVIGVITTLVVDMAFLVQANTPDELPERLIGAVRISHLELKSAIVPKLEPDPS, from the exons ATGTCGTCGAAGGTGGTGTACGAAGGGTGGATGGTGCGGTACGGCCGGCGCAAGATCGGGCGATCGTTTATCCACATGAGGTACTTCGTGTTGGAGTCGCGGCTGCTCGCGTATTACAAGAGGAAACCGCAGGATAATCAGgtg GTACCAATTAAAACACTGCTAATTGATGGCAACTGTAGAGTGGATGATAGAGGCTTGAAGACTCATCATGGACAT aTGGTTTATGTTTTGTCTGTTtacaacaagaaagaaaagaaccaTCGAATTATG ATGGCAGCATTTAACATCCAAGAAGCCCTAATTTGGAAGGAAAAAATTGAGTATGTCATTGATCAG CATCAGGGAGCACAACCATCAAATGGcaacaaatatatttcttttgagtACAAATCTGGGATGGACAATGGGAAGACAGCTTCTTCCTCAGACCGAGAAAGCCA GTTCAGTGCTCAGGAGGATGAAGATGAACCTCATCCAAATTTGTTAAGGAGGACCACAATTGGAAATG GTCCTCCGGAATCAGTTTTTGACTGGACACGGGAAATAGACTCAGATTTGTCAAATCAGAATATCAATAATCAAGCATTCTCAAGAAAGCATTGGCGTCTTTTACAATGTCAAGATG GACTTCGTACTTTTGAAGAACTTGGTGAAGTTGATTACCTT CCAAGAAGCTGTAGTAAAGCTATGAAGGCAGTCGGTGTCGTGGAGGCAACTTGTGAAGAAATTTTTAAACTTGTGATGAGCATGGATGGGACACGGTTTGA ATGGGATTGCAGTTTCCTACATGGTAGTTTAGTTGAGGAGGTGGATGGGCATACGGCAGTTCTTTATCACCGACTTCAGCTAGACTGGTTCCCAAT GTTTGTGTGGCCTCGTGATCTTTGTTATGTGCGATACTGGCGCCGAAATGATGATGGAAGTTATG TTGTTTTATTTCGCTCTAGGGAACATGAAAACTGTGGTCCACAGCCTGGGTGTGTTCGGGCACATATTGAAA GTGGAGGATTTAATATTTCCCCCTTAAAACCTCGAAATGGGAGGCCCAGGACACAAGTCCAGCATCTTATGCAGATTGATCTGAAGGGATGGGGTGTGGGTTACTTGTCATCTTTTCAGCAGTATTGTGTCCGTCAAATGTTAAATAGTGTAGCTG GTTTACGTGAATGGTTTGCTCAATCAGATGAAAGAAATGCTCATCCAAGAATTCCTGTCATGGTTAATATGTCCTCAACAGCTGTTTCTTCAAAGAAGAATCAGAAGCCAAATGATTTTTCTGTCAATCCTACTTCTCTTGATCAAATGAATGCTACAAGCAGAAGTTCTGCCTTGATAGATGAATAttctgatgatgaagaagattttcAAATAGCAGAACCTGAACAAGAG GCATACCAAATTGGTCTTGAGAATGATGTGAGAAAAACAG CCTTGGAAGAAGAACCGGCACATGAAATTGACTTTTCTTCCTTTTCGGGCAATTTGCGCCGAGATGACCGTGATAATGCTCGGGACTGCTGGAAAATTTCTGATGGAAACAACTTCAGAGTCAGAAGCAAGCATTATTGCTATGACAAAACAAAG AAGGTTCCTGCTGGAAAACATATGCTGGACCTTGTTGCtgttgattggtttaaagactCAAAAAGAATGGACCATGTGGCTAGGCGTCATGGTTGTGCGGCGCAA GTTGCTTCAGAAAAAGGATTTTTCTCCATTGTTATTAATCTTCAA GTGCCTGCATCAACACACTATAGTatggtattttattttgtgacaaAGGAGTTAGTTTCTGGATCCCTCTTGCATCGCTTTGTTGATGGTGATGATGAGTTTCGAAACAGCAGGTTTAAGCTCATACCATCAGTCCCAAAG GGCTCATGGATTGTACGCCAGAGTGTTGGTAGTACTCCTTGTTTACTGGGAAAGGCGGTTGATTGCAACTATATTCGGGGTCCCAAGTATTTAGAA ATTGATGTTGATATTGGTTCTTCTACTGTTGCTAATGGAGTTTTGGGTCTGGTTATTGGTGTGATTACAACATTGGTGGTTGATATGGCTTTTCTTGTACAG GCAAATACACCTGATGAATTGCCCGAGAGGCTTATTGGAGCTGTTCGTATTTCTCATTTAGAGCTCAAATCTGCCATCGTCCCAAAACTGGAACCAGATCCATCATGA
- the LOC100806401 gene encoding protein ENHANCED DISEASE RESISTANCE 2 isoform X3, with protein sequence MSSKVVYEGWMVRYGRRKIGRSFIHMRYFVLESRLLAYYKRKPQDNQVVPIKTLLIDGNCRVDDRGLKTHHGHMVYVLSVYNKKEKNHRIMMAAFNIQEALIWKEKIEYVIDQHQGAQPSNGNKYISFEYKSGMDNGKTASSSDRESQFSAQEDEDEPHPNLLRRTTIGNGPPESVFDWTREIDSDLSNQNINNQAFSRKHWRLLQCQDGLRTFEELGEVDYLPRSCSKAMKAVGVVEATCEEIFKLVMSMDGTRFEWDCSFLHGSLVEEVDGHTAVLYHRLQLDWFPMFVWPRDLCYVRYWRRNDDGSYVVLFRSREHENCGPQPGCVRAHIESGGFNISPLKPRNGRPRTQVQHLMQIDLKGWGVGYLSSFQQYCVRQMLNSVAGLREWFAQSDERNAHPRIPVMVNMSSTAVSSKKNQKPNDFSVNPTSLDQMNATSRSSALIDEYSDDEEDFQIAEPEQEAYQIGLENDVRKTALEEEPAHEIDFSSFSGNLRRDDRDNARDCWKISDGNNFRVRSKHYCYDKTKVPAGKHMLDLVAVDWFKDSKRMDHVARRHGCAAQVASEKGFFSIVINLQVPASTHYSMVFYFVTKELVSGSLLHRFVDGDDEFRNSRFKLIPSVPKGSWIVRQSVGSTPCLLGKAVDCNYIRGPKYLEIDVDIGSSTVANGVLGLVIGVITTLVVDMAFLVQANTPDELPERLIGAVRISHLELKSAIVPKLEPDPS encoded by the exons ATGTCGTCGAAGGTGGTGTACGAAGGGTGGATGGTGCGGTACGGCCGGCGCAAGATCGGGCGATCGTTTATCCACATGAGGTACTTCGTGTTGGAGTCGCGGCTGCTCGCGTATTACAAGAGGAAACCGCAGGATAATCAGgtg GTACCAATTAAAACACTGCTAATTGATGGCAACTGTAGAGTGGATGATAGAGGCTTGAAGACTCATCATGGACAT aTGGTTTATGTTTTGTCTGTTtacaacaagaaagaaaagaaccaTCGAATTATG ATGGCAGCATTTAACATCCAAGAAGCCCTAATTTGGAAGGAAAAAATTGAGTATGTCATTGATCAG CATCAGGGAGCACAACCATCAAATGGcaacaaatatatttcttttgagtACAAATCTGGGATGGACAATGGGAAGACAGCTTCTTCCTCAGACCGAGAAAGCCA GTTCAGTGCTCAGGAGGATGAAGATGAACCTCATCCAAATTTGTTAAGGAGGACCACAATTGGAAATG GTCCTCCGGAATCAGTTTTTGACTGGACACGGGAAATAGACTCAGATTTGTCAAATCAGAATATCAATAATCAAGCATTCTCAAGAAAGCATTGGCGTCTTTTACAATGTCAAGATG GACTTCGTACTTTTGAAGAACTTGGTGAAGTTGATTACCTT CCAAGAAGCTGTAGTAAAGCTATGAAGGCAGTCGGTGTCGTGGAGGCAACTTGTGAAGAAATTTTTAAACTTGTGATGAGCATGGATGGGACACGGTTTGA ATGGGATTGCAGTTTCCTACATGGTAGTTTAGTTGAGGAGGTGGATGGGCATACGGCAGTTCTTTATCACCGACTTCAGCTAGACTGGTTCCCAAT GTTTGTGTGGCCTCGTGATCTTTGTTATGTGCGATACTGGCGCCGAAATGATGATGGAAGTTATG TTGTTTTATTTCGCTCTAGGGAACATGAAAACTGTGGTCCACAGCCTGGGTGTGTTCGGGCACATATTGAAA GTGGAGGATTTAATATTTCCCCCTTAAAACCTCGAAATGGGAGGCCCAGGACACAAGTCCAGCATCTTATGCAGATTGATCTGAAGGGATGGGGTGTGGGTTACTTGTCATCTTTTCAGCAGTATTGTGTCCGTCAAATGTTAAATAGTGTAGCTG GTTTACGTGAATGGTTTGCTCAATCAGATGAAAGAAATGCTCATCCAAGAATTCCTGTCATGGTTAATATGTCCTCAACAGCTGTTTCTTCAAAGAAGAATCAGAAGCCAAATGATTTTTCTGTCAATCCTACTTCTCTTGATCAAATGAATGCTACAAGCAGAAGTTCTGCCTTGATAGATGAATAttctgatgatgaagaagattttcAAATAGCAGAACCTGAACAAGAG GCATACCAAATTGGTCTTGAGAATGATGTGAGAAAAACAG CCTTGGAAGAAGAACCGGCACATGAAATTGACTTTTCTTCCTTTTCGGGCAATTTGCGCCGAGATGACCGTGATAATGCTCGGGACTGCTGGAAAATTTCTGATGGAAACAACTTCAGAGTCAGAAGCAAGCATTATTGCTATGACAAAACAAAG GTTCCTGCTGGAAAACATATGCTGGACCTTGTTGCtgttgattggtttaaagactCAAAAAGAATGGACCATGTGGCTAGGCGTCATGGTTGTGCGGCGCAA GTTGCTTCAGAAAAAGGATTTTTCTCCATTGTTATTAATCTTCAA GTGCCTGCATCAACACACTATAGTatggtattttattttgtgacaaAGGAGTTAGTTTCTGGATCCCTCTTGCATCGCTTTGTTGATGGTGATGATGAGTTTCGAAACAGCAGGTTTAAGCTCATACCATCAGTCCCAAAG GGCTCATGGATTGTACGCCAGAGTGTTGGTAGTACTCCTTGTTTACTGGGAAAGGCGGTTGATTGCAACTATATTCGGGGTCCCAAGTATTTAGAA ATTGATGTTGATATTGGTTCTTCTACTGTTGCTAATGGAGTTTTGGGTCTGGTTATTGGTGTGATTACAACATTGGTGGTTGATATGGCTTTTCTTGTACAG GCAAATACACCTGATGAATTGCCCGAGAGGCTTATTGGAGCTGTTCGTATTTCTCATTTAGAGCTCAAATCTGCCATCGTCCCAAAACTGGAACCAGATCCATCATGA